One genomic window of Arthrobacter caoxuetaonis includes the following:
- a CDS encoding zinc-binding dehydrogenase produces the protein MKAWQYMGERKPIQLNDIPEPVPGPTQVIIDVKAAGLCHSDVMYMEVGDQAMPFLPMTQGHENAGVITALGAEVTGFKVGDVVGVCSSGVQAPLGMFTPGGFADKLAADYRDLARVPEGLDLSLAALATDAGMTSYHAMIKVGGAAKGMKVGVIGFGGLGQIGARAAVLAGAEVHVAEMKEAAWDNAREVGAVSCVKDAAEWVANPRAGGDFDLIVDYAGFDTTQKAINAVKRGGKVVQVGLGNPTFTVATNTILGKKLEGSLGGTVEDIEEVFYLMLRGEIRPGYEEIGFDEIDKGLERLKNNEVLGRLVARFGG, from the coding sequence GTGAAAGCCTGGCAGTACATGGGGGAGCGCAAGCCGATCCAGCTGAATGACATTCCGGAACCTGTTCCGGGTCCTACGCAGGTCATCATCGACGTCAAAGCCGCGGGACTGTGCCACTCCGACGTGATGTACATGGAAGTCGGGGACCAGGCCATGCCGTTCCTGCCCATGACGCAGGGGCATGAGAACGCCGGGGTCATCACGGCACTCGGAGCCGAGGTCACCGGCTTCAAGGTGGGCGACGTTGTGGGCGTCTGCTCCTCAGGAGTGCAGGCCCCGCTGGGGATGTTCACTCCGGGCGGTTTCGCCGACAAACTCGCGGCTGACTACCGCGACCTTGCCAGGGTCCCCGAAGGACTGGACCTCTCCCTGGCTGCCCTCGCCACTGATGCGGGCATGACCTCCTACCACGCCATGATCAAGGTCGGCGGCGCGGCGAAGGGCATGAAAGTAGGTGTCATCGGGTTCGGCGGCCTGGGCCAGATCGGCGCCCGCGCAGCCGTGCTTGCCGGTGCTGAAGTCCACGTCGCCGAGATGAAGGAAGCAGCCTGGGACAACGCCCGCGAGGTGGGTGCGGTCAGCTGTGTCAAGGACGCAGCAGAGTGGGTAGCGAATCCCCGCGCCGGCGGCGACTTCGACCTGATCGTCGACTACGCAGGCTTCGACACCACGCAGAAAGCCATCAACGCCGTGAAGCGCGGCGGAAAGGTGGTGCAGGTCGGCCTGGGCAACCCCACGTTCACGGTGGCAACCAACACCATCCTGGGCAAGAAGCTCGAAGGCTCGCTCGGCGGCACCGTGGAGGACATCGAGGAAGTCTTTTACCTGATGCTGCGCGGAGAGATCCGTCCCGGTTATGAGGAAATCGGTTTCGATGAAATCGACAAGGGCCTGGAGCGGCTGAAGAACAATGAGGTCCTCGGCCGCCTCGTGGCGAGGTTTGGCGGCTAA
- a CDS encoding alpha/beta fold hydrolase, with protein MTTTVEDALHPTERRRWVSAPGAQLAVFEYGPEPGPGVPEVLAVHGYPDDHTVFAGLISELAEDHHIITYDTRNAGQSAAASSRLDAFRLPVLVEDLYAVLAATAAGPVQLVGHDWGSIQGWAAVRDRRADAAISRYISISGPDLHHFRRWFTERLRSPRRWFDVLKQSLRSAYVAFFQLPVLPELLFYAAGARLYERTQGRPAGRNLQRGLALYRANFAAPGDTAPREPTAVPVEVVVPLRDPFLSPALNQGVEEFAPRVRFTAVDAGHWWPASHAGDLAARIRAVSRN; from the coding sequence ATGACCACCACCGTTGAGGATGCCCTGCACCCCACCGAACGACGCCGCTGGGTGAGTGCCCCCGGCGCCCAGCTTGCCGTCTTCGAGTACGGACCGGAGCCGGGTCCGGGTGTTCCGGAAGTGCTGGCGGTCCATGGTTATCCGGATGACCATACTGTGTTCGCCGGGCTCATCAGCGAACTTGCCGAAGACCACCACATCATTACCTATGACACACGCAATGCCGGGCAGTCCGCCGCCGCTTCCTCGCGGCTGGACGCGTTCCGGCTGCCGGTGCTGGTCGAGGATCTCTACGCCGTGCTGGCAGCCACGGCCGCGGGGCCCGTCCAGCTCGTCGGCCATGACTGGGGATCCATCCAGGGCTGGGCCGCGGTCCGTGATCGGCGGGCCGATGCCGCCATCAGCCGGTACATCAGCATTTCCGGCCCTGACCTGCATCACTTCCGCCGGTGGTTCACCGAACGGCTGCGAAGCCCGCGGCGCTGGTTCGACGTACTGAAGCAATCGTTGCGCAGCGCCTACGTGGCGTTCTTCCAGCTGCCCGTGCTTCCGGAACTGCTGTTCTACGCCGCCGGCGCCCGGCTCTACGAGCGGACCCAGGGCCGGCCGGCAGGGCGCAACCTGCAGCGGGGGCTGGCGCTGTACCGGGCCAACTTTGCCGCTCCCGGGGACACCGCTCCCCGGGAGCCAACTGCTGTTCCGGTGGAGGTTGTTGTTCCCCTTCGGGACCCCTTCCTCTCACCTGCGCTGAACCAGGGTGTGGAGGAGTTCGCACCCCGCGTCCGTTTCACCGCCGTCGACGCCGGACACTGGTGGCCGGCGTCGCACGCTGGGGACCTGGCAGCGCGAATCAGGGCCGTTTCCCGGAACTGA